The following nucleotide sequence is from Vidua chalybeata isolate OUT-0048 chromosome 21, bVidCha1 merged haplotype, whole genome shotgun sequence.
GATCCTCACAAACATCAGCCCACAGGTCACAGCTCCACCTCTGCCTCCCTGCACTCACCCAGCTGTGTGGTCTCAGAAAGGAACATGGGACTGGCTCCCTCTGGGGTCCCCTTCAGCCTCTCAGGGGTCCTGAATAACCTCAGCAGTTTATCTTGTCTGTCttttcagtttgggtttttgttaTTCTTCAGGATTGTGTGTATATTGCTTGGAGCAATCCAAAAGCAAGTGTTGCAGAAGCACAGCACTCTTCAGCTGGGTAACAGTGCTAACACACACCACTGTGAAATGCCATTGTACTGAGGCAAACTGCTGCACTTGAAACAATGCTGTGAGTAAGAAACTACCTAGAGAAACAACTGCCAGGATCGTCTCCAGTGAGTCTAGGTTTAATCTAAAGTACCCAAAGTCTTAATAGAGCATGAAAATCCTGTGGCTGAACTCAGTGCCCAGCACTTACCTTCCTGTGGAAATAATGGTGCCACTATCAGCACCTTTGGGCtcatcccctcctcctgccacagccatGATGGCTGCACTCTTGTGGCAGCCTGACTCCAGCCAGGCCCAAGTGAAGCACATCCCAGCTTGGAAGCCTTATCCAGATAATTCACAGAATATAAACCCTGCAACATGCTGACAAAGTGCCTGTACTAGCAGGAAAGATGATTCCAAAAGCAGCTAAAAAGGCTGACCTGTCTTTGGGATTTATCTGGTACTGTTGCAGTCAGCACTCAGCCTGTGGCTGGCTGTTTGTGTGTGAGATCTGAGGTTGTTACATGTGCCCACAATGGGTTTGGACTGCCCAGGTACCTTGCCTTAGATCTTGTTACCAGTGTTCCAGCTTCTCATTGGCCTGATTTGATCAGGGAACAGAGTACATGCAGGATTCAGTTGCATTTTAGCTCACCCACCCAGGGGCAAATAAGACACAGCCAAAATGCTGGCAGGCATGTTTTGCCAAAGCTCTTGCTGCCTGCTCTGACTGCAGTGACTTTGTACTTACATTGTTCAGTGTCTCATTTCCCTTGCTTTTAGAATATGCAGCAATAAACTCCATGCTGGACCAGATTAACTCCTGCTTGGATCACCTGGAGGAGAAGAATGATCACCTTCACATCTGCTTGAAGGAACTGCTGGAGTCCAACCGCCAGACCCGGCTGGagttccagcagcagagcaagcaGCTGAACACGGGAGCTGATGTGCAGGGATCCCAGCCTCCTGCCTAGGGTCTGACCACACACTCTCAGCGGGTGTTGC
It contains:
- the BBLN gene encoding bublin coiled-coil protein, producing the protein MSGPNGDPHVLGGGTGDDGDEGGDTFEEEEYAAINSMLDQINSCLDHLEEKNDHLHICLKELLESNRQTRLEFQQQSKQLNTGADVQGSQPPA